One window of Paroedura picta isolate Pp20150507F chromosome 2, Ppicta_v3.0, whole genome shotgun sequence genomic DNA carries:
- the MDK gene encoding midkine, producing the protein MQVRGLFLLLVLALLAASSEAGKNKKDKVKKNGSDCEEWRWGPCVPNSKDCGVGYREGTCNEETKKLKCKIPCNWKKEFGADCKYKFESWGGCDAATGLKARSGTLKKALYNAECQDTIQVTKPCSPKAKSKSKARKGKGKD; encoded by the exons ATGCAGGTCCGTGGACTCTTCCTCCTCTTGGTACTGGCTCTTCTGGCTGCATCTTCTGAGGCTGGCAAGAATAAAAAAG ACAAAGTGAAGAAAAATGGCTCCGATTGTGAGGAATGGCGTTGGGGTCCCTGTGTCCCTAACAGCAAAGACTGTGGTGTGGGCTACCGTGAGGGAACCTGTAACGAGGAGACCAAGAAACTCAAGTGCAAGATCCCCTGCAACTGGAAGAAGGAATTTGGAG CTGACTGCAAGTACAAGTTTGAGAGCTGGGGAGGGTGTGATGCTGCCACAGGTCTGAAGGCCCGTTCTGGCACTCTGAAAAAGGCCCTGTACAATGCCGAGTGTCAGGATACGATCCAAGTCACTAAGCCTTGTTCTCCTAAGGCCAAATCGAAATCCAAAG ccaggaaaggaaaggggaaagactAG
- the CHRM4 gene encoding muscarinic acetylcholine receptor M4 gives MLLIKMDNLTNDNITGNNFTAKYKTVEMVFIATVTGSLSLVTVVGNILVMLSIKVNRQLQTVNNYFLFSLACADLIIGVFSMNLYTVYIIKGYWPLGAVVCDLWLALDYVVSNASVMNLLIISFDRYFCVTKPLTYPARRTTKMAGLMIAVAWILSFLLWAPAILFWQFIVGKRTVAEGDCYIQFLSNPAVTFGTAIAAFYLPVVIMTVLYIHISLASRSRVRRHKPESKKEKRPKPISFLKNPLVKQNNNNSPKKAVEVKEEVKNGKVDEQPLQPSETTGHQEEKETSNESSTVSITQTNKEKQGLDISTADQGQSPGPPRVNLPSKWSKIKIVTKQTGTECITAIEIVADKEASSTPITLSNNRPANIARKFASIARSQVRKKRQMAAREKKVTRTIFAILLAFILTWTPYNVMVLINTFCNYCVPDTVWSIGYWLCYVNSTINPACYALCNATFKKTFKHLLMCQYRNIGTAR, from the coding sequence ATGCTGCTGATAAAGATGGACAACCTCACCAACGACAACATCACTGGGAATAATTTCACCGCCAAGTATAAGACAGTGGAAATGGTCTTCATAGCCACTGTGACTGGATCACTTAGTCTGGTCACTGTGGTAGGGAATATCTTGGTCATGCTCTCCATCAAGGTGAACCGCCAACTCCAGACTGTCAACAACTACTTCCTCTTTAGCTTGGCTTGTGCTGACCTGATCATTGGTGTCTTCTCCATGAACCTCTATACAGTATATATTATCAAGGGCTATTGGCCACTTGGGGCTGTTGTGTGTGACCTCTGGCTGGCTTTGGACTATGTGGTGAGTAATGCCTCTGTCATGAACTTACTCATTATCAGTTTTGACCGCTACTTCTGTGTCACCAAGCCACTAACTTATCCCGCTAGGCGGACGACCAAAATGGCAGGGTTGATGATTGCAGTTGCTTGGATATTATCCTTTCTCCTTTGGGCCCCAGCCATCTTGTTTTGGCAGTTCATTGTTGGGAAGAGGACAGTTGCAGAAGGTGACTGCTACATCCAGTTCCTCTCCAACCCCGCTGTGACCTTTGGCACAGCCATTGCGGCTTTCTACCTCCCCGTGGTCATCATGACTGTGCTCTACATTCACATCTCGCTAGCAAGCAGGAGCCGTGTCAGAAGGCACAAGCCCGAGAGCAAGAAGGAGAAGAGGCCTAAGCCAATCAGTTTTCTGAAGAACCCTCTGGTCAAGCAGAATAACAACAACTCTCCAAAAAAAGCAGTAGAGGTCAAGGAGGAGGTGAAAAATGGAAAAGTTGATGAGCAACCCTTACAGCCATCAGAGACCACTGGTCatcaagaagagaaagagaccTCCAACGAATCCAGCACAGTAAGCATCACTCAGACCAATAAAGAGAAGCAGGGGTTGGACATTTCCACAGCTGATCAAGGGCAGAGCCCAGGCCCCCCAAGGGTTAATCTACCATCCAAATGGTCCAAAATTAAGATCGTCACTAAGCAAACGGGTACAGAATGCATCACTGCCATTGAGATTGTTGCAGACAAAGAGGCCAGCTCCACCCCAATAACCTTGTCAAACAACCGTCCAGCCAACATTGCCAGGAAATTTGCTAGCATTGCCAGGAGTCAAGTGAGGAAGAAACGCCAAATGGCAGCCCGGGAGAAGAAAGTCACCAGAACCATCTTTGCCATCTTGCTAGCCTTTATTCTGACATGGACGCCATACAATGTGATGGTCCTCATCAATACCTTCTGTAATTATTGTGTCCCAGACACAGTCTGGTCCATTGGGTACTGGCTGTGCTATGTCAACAGTACTATCAATCCAGCTTGCTATGCTCTTTGCAACGCAACATTCAAAAAAACTTTTAAGCACCTTCTCATGTGTCAGTACAGGAACATTGGCACAGCGAGATAA